In Thermocrinis sp., the following proteins share a genomic window:
- a CDS encoding DsbC family protein, with the protein MMKKKVAALGIILGAFGGMVSCQQTKACPTEDKIKAGVKDLIPQEFKVESVQTLQAIPGLCEVVIKVGPQPLVFYTDKEMKYLMAGNLISLADKKNITRERQQEFMKVSQDQLKELEKHTDFTFGQKSSGKFIYMFTDPDCPFCKRSEPIVEKWAQEKGVEVRVVLFPLPIHPDAFPKSVSLICDKKGWEEYKNGYKSNNQCEEGKRKVEGNLALAERFGINGTPTFIGSNGRIHSGLPTDEDLNKLIN; encoded by the coding sequence ATGATGAAGAAAAAAGTAGCTGCGTTGGGAATAATTTTGGGAGCTTTTGGTGGGATGGTAAGCTGTCAGCAAACTAAAGCTTGCCCTACTGAGGATAAAATAAAGGCTGGGGTAAAGGATCTTATTCCGCAGGAGTTCAAGGTAGAGTCAGTGCAAACACTGCAGGCCATACCAGGTCTGTGTGAGGTGGTGATTAAAGTAGGTCCCCAACCACTGGTCTTCTACACAGACAAAGAAATGAAGTATTTAATGGCTGGAAATTTGATAAGTCTGGCAGACAAAAAGAACATCACAAGGGAAAGACAGCAGGAGTTTATGAAAGTAAGCCAAGATCAGCTCAAAGAGCTTGAAAAGCACACAGACTTTACCTTTGGGCAGAAATCCTCAGGTAAGTTTATATACATGTTCACAGACCCAGACTGTCCTTTCTGCAAGAGATCTGAGCCTATAGTAGAAAAGTGGGCACAGGAGAAGGGTGTGGAGGTGAGGGTAGTCCTCTTTCCTCTGCCTATACATCCTGATGCCTTTCCGAAGTCTGTGTCCTTGATATGCGATAAAAAAGGTTGGGAAGAATACAAGAACGGCTATAAATCCAACAATCAATGCGAAGAAGGTAAAAGGAAGGTGGAAGGAAACTTAGCTCTCGCGGAAAGGTTTGGTATAAACGGCACACCTACTTTTATAGGTTCTAACGGCAGGATTCACTCTGGTTTACCCACGGA